Within the Arthrobacter sp. UKPF54-2 genome, the region CCGAGCCGCTGCTGCTGCCGCTCATCGACTTTGAAACCGCCTCTGACCAGCACTCCCTGGACGTGGCCTTCGACGCGCTCGGCGCCGGCGCCTACTCCTGGCTGGTGGTCAGCAGCGTCACCACGGTCCAGGTGCTCGAGGCGAAGGCGGCCGAACGCGGTGCCGCCCTCAGCGCCTGGCTGCCGGGGAACCTGCAGGTCGCCGCCGTCGGGCCGGCCACGCGCCGCGTCCTCGAAGCCCTCGACATCCCCGTGGATCTCGCCCCCGCCGGACAGCAGTCCGGAGCCGGGCTGCTGGACATCTGGCCGCGCAGCCAGGGCAGTGTGCTGCTGCCGCAGGCCGACATCGCCGACCCGCGGCTCCGCCGCGGACTGGAGGCGCGCGGCGCCTCGGTCCAGGTTGTCACCGCCTACCACACCGTCGACTACCCGGCGGACCCGCGCCGCGGCCTGCCCGGGACCGCCGCGCCCGCGGAGCCGGAGCACGCAGCCGCGGTCCTCACCCCGGCCGAAGCGAAAGCCG harbors:
- a CDS encoding uroporphyrinogen-III synthase — encoded protein: MGRRSANARPDGNGPRVLEGARVLVTRSPDRAGALVSALRGTGAEPLLLPLIDFETASDQHSLDVAFDALGAGAYSWLVVSSVTTVQVLEAKAAERGAALSAWLPGNLQVAAVGPATRRVLEALDIPVDLAPAGQQSGAGLLDIWPRSQGSVLLPQADIADPRLRRGLEARGASVQVVTAYHTVDYPADPRRGLPGTAAPAEPEHAAAVLTPAEAKAAVDAGTLHAVVAASPSAARRVHAGLAPLGECRLVAIGRSTAAEARTLGLPVAAVAEQPTVSGLVAAVIAALDPGHPAPDRQAHPPVHPQTVKDQP